A DNA window from Centropristis striata isolate RG_2023a ecotype Rhode Island chromosome 10, C.striata_1.0, whole genome shotgun sequence contains the following coding sequences:
- the dhrs12 gene encoding dehydrogenase/reductase SDR family member 12, with protein MSIYRNAVWLVKGLQEYTKSGYEAAAKHFVPADLDVTLSGRSFMITGANSGIGKATAQELANRGGTIHMVCRNKGRAEAAKEEIVEKSKNQNIHVHIVDMSSARQVWEFAESFSQSNMVHVLINNAGCMVNQRELTEEGLEKNFATNTLGTYILTTALIPALKKAEDPRVVTVSSGGMLTQKLNVDDLQFEKGTFDGTMAYAQNKRQQVILTERWASQHKEIHFSSMHPGWADTPAVQTSMPSFHAKMQSKLRTEAMGADTTVWLAASAAAGKQLSGLFFQDRKAVATHLPLASSRSTPQEEEKLLAALEEFALKFKP; from the exons atgtCTATTTACAGGAATGCCGTTTGGTTGGTGAAAGGACTCCAGGAGTACAcaaa GAGCGGCTACGAAGCTGCGGCGAAGCATTTTGTTCCAGCTGACCTGGATGTAACCCTGAGTGGGAGGTCCTTCATGATAACAGGTGCCAATAGTGGGATAGGGAAAGCCACGGCACAGGAATTAGCCAACAGAG GGGGAACCATTCACATGGTGTGCCGAAACAAGGGCCGAGCAGAAGCAGCCAAAGAGGAAATtgtggaaaaaagtaaaaatcag AACATTCATGTCCACATCGTTGACATGTCCAGTGCGAGACAGGTGTGGGAGTTTGCAGAGAGTTTCTCTCAAAGCAACATGGTTCATGTGCTG ATTAACAATGCCGGCTGTATGGTCAACCAGAGGGAGTTAACGGAGGAGGGTTTGGAGAAGAACTTTGCCACAAATACACTcg GTACATACATCCTCACCACAGCACTGATTCCTGCACTTAAGAAGGCTGAAGATCCAAGAGTG GTCACCGTGTCGTCAGGCGGCATGCTGACACAGAAACTGAACGTGGACGACCTGCAGTTTGAGAAGGGGACGTTTGACGGCACCATGGCCTACGCCCAGAACAAA aGACAGCAGGTGATTCTCACAGAGAGATGGGCTTCTCAGCACAAAGAGATCCACTTCTCCTCCATGCACCCCGGCTGGGCAGACACACCAG CTGTCCAGACGTCCATGCCTTCATTCCACGCCAAGATGCAGTCCAAGCTTAGGACGGAGGCCATGGGGGCCGACACCACAGTGTGGCTCGCTGCGTCTGCAGCCGCCGGGAAGCAGCTGAGCGGACTCTTCTTCCAGG ATCGCAAAGCTGTGGCAACACACCTGCCGCTGGCCTCCTCCAGGTCCACACCTCAGGAGGAGGAAAAGCTCCTGGCTGCGCTGGAGGAGTTCGCCCTCAAGTTCAAACCTTAA